The following are encoded in a window of Hippoglossus hippoglossus isolate fHipHip1 chromosome 23, fHipHip1.pri, whole genome shotgun sequence genomic DNA:
- the cep83 gene encoding centrosomal protein of 83 kDa, with the protein MTSSALGQSAPFVPNLSSGMGKSAAVLGLSAGLGGAEMELQKMLIDERMKCENHRTNYQTLKAEHKSLQDEFTQSQGELRRLLSDRQAQQEKVQLLLAELRGEMMDKTRELEELRLQVMTPQQLELLRAQVQQEMEAPVRERFNKLEEETEKYRSDYNKLRYDYTFVMSQFEHQREEHARILEERRIHFDAELSRLEKDREDLVAQYQGSDLLRDGKRVEALLREKAQLHQRLKGLEGEVGELRAQKENCGQQAENVQRIQIRQLSESQSTLKSMEAERQSLHLKLERRESELHLSNEQIVQLTGRLHKAEREVHSLTSEIQSLKHSHKLEMDGVKLECNHSKGEMERERDALQAQSDGLQADVEVLKALVERHKDVLVEKEREMVRRVQAACEEDFRKTATLHEEKLELENRLAALEQQRALQDATDHAQKEEWEERVRSSQQGEESSRREVQNLRSRIQQQMSQLEELERQKTEIADLQQQNQAVGVQLGTLSHSESDLMEKNQRLRETMDRLREELRTTRGQAEKSQHEAERMLEDRQVEWWEEKHKLQQRESELQHKHSRVKEKMQRAAAAQKKRKTLTENKEKRLQDKIQLLQAQKEELELETAAAKKHSSFSVEQAQLSKRLKELQRRHNEFRHLLLGSGVSFSGGPAVLTSSPNPFLGTEGPLADIPDRNQRDLSLLRRRLQDLESAQQLQLEELGSVAQTDLA; encoded by the exons TCTGCAGGATGAGTTCACGCAGTCGCAGGGTGAACTGAGGCGGCTGCTGAGCGACAGGCAGGCTCAGCAGGAGAAAGTGCAGCTGTTGTTGGCTGAGCTGCGAGGAGAGATGATGGACAAAACccgggagctggaggagcttcGACTGCAG GTGATGACCCCTCAGCAGTTGGAGTTGCTCAGAGCTCAGgtgcagcaggagatggaggCTCCGGTCCGAGAGAGGTTCAACAAACTGGAGGAG GAGACAGAGAAGTACAGGTCTGACTACAACAAGCTGCGGTATGATTACACCTTTGTCATGTCCCAGTTTGAGCACCAGAGAGAAGAACATGCTCGTAtactggaggagaggaggattcACTTTGATGCAGAG CTCTCTCGCCTGGAGAAGGACAGGGAAGACCTGGTGGCTCAGTACCAGGGTTCAGACCTGCTGCGTGACGGGAAACGAGTTGAGGCTCTGCTGAGGGAGAAAGCTCAGCTCCATCAGAGGCTGAAGGGGCTGGAGGGGGAGGTGGGCGAGCTTCGAGCCCAGAAAGAAAACTGCGGTCAGCAAGCTGAGAACGTTCAACGTATTCAGATCCGACAGCTCTCAGAGTCCCAGTCTACACTCAAGTCAATGGAG gcagagagacagtcACTGCACCTGAAGCTGGAGCGGAGGGAGAGCGAGCTTCATCTGAGCAACGAGCAGATAGTCCAGCTCACCGGGCGACTGCACAAAGCTGAGAGAGAGGTCCACTCCCTCACCTCTGAG ATTCAAAGTCTGAAACATTCACATAAGCTGGAGATGGACGGTGTCAAACTGGAGTGTAACCACTCgaaaggagagatggagagggagagagacgcgCTGCAGGCGCAGAGCGATG gtctgCAGGCGGATGTGGAGGTGCTTAAAGCTCTAGTGGAGCGACACAAAGATGTCctggtggagaaggagagggagatggtTAGGAGGGTGCAGGCGGCCTGTGAGGAGGACTTCCGCAAAACTGCAACTCTGCACGAGGAAAA ATTGGAGTTGGAGAACCGTCTTGCTGCACTGGAACAGCAGAGGGCGCTGCAGGACGCTACAGATCACGCTCAgaaggaggagtgggaggaacGTGTCCGCAGCTCCCAGCAAGGGGAGGAGTCTTCCCGCAGAGAAGTGCAGAACCTGAG AAGCAGAATTCAGCAGCAAATGTCACAGCTcgaggagctggagagacagaaaacagagattgCTGATCTACAGCAG CAAAACCAAGCTGTAGGTGTTCAGCTTGGGACGCTTTCACATTCTGAAAGTGACTTGATGGAGAAAAACCAGCGTCTCAGAGAAACAATGGACAGACTCAGGGAGGAGCTGAGGACGACCCGAGGTCAGGCCGAGAAGAGCCAACACGAGGCAGAGAG GATGTTGGAAGATCGTCAGGTGGAGTGGTGGGAGGAGAAGCACAAGCTGCAGCAGCGAGAGTCcgagctgcagcacaaacactcTCGGGTCAAAGAGAAAATGCAGAGGGCAGCGGCGGCTCAGAAGAAG agGAAGACGCTGACAGAGAACAAGGAGAAGAGACTGCAAGATAagatccagctgctgcaggcacAGAAAGAGGAACTGGAACTGGAAACTGCTGCAGCCAAGAA acATTCATCATTCTCAGTGGAGCAAGCGCAACTCAGCAAAcggctgaaggagctgcagcgTCGACACAATGAGTTTCGACACCTCCTCCTGGGCAGCGGGGTTTCTTTCAGCGGAGGCCCAGCggtcctcacctcctcacccaACCCCTTCCTCGGCACTGAGGGGCCATTAGCTGACATCCCA GACCGCAACCAGAGGGACTTGTCTCTGCTGCGTCGCAGGCTCCAGGATCTGGAGAGcgcccagcagctgcagctggaagaACTGGGATCTGTGGCGCAGACTGACCTggcctga